GATCAGCATGACGATGTAGGCGCCCGAGCGACTCTTGTCGCGGAAGATGCGCAGCGGCATCATCGCGTAGGACCGCTTGGCCTGCAGCGCGACGAAGCCCAGCAGCAGCACCAGGGCCACCACGAACGCCCCGACGGTGGTCGGCTCGCTCCAGCCCTTGGACGCGGCGTTGATGAAGCCGTAGACCAGTGCCGTCATGCCGATCGTGGACAGCGCGCCGCCCAGCCAGTCGAACCTGCCCGACAGCCGGTCGGACTCGTGCACGTAGACGTAGGCGCCGACGACCAGCACGGCGCCGATCGGGACGTTGACGAACAGCACCCAGCGCCAGGTCAGGTACTCGGTCAGCACGCCGCCGAGCAGCAGGCCCAGGGCGGCGCCGGCGCCGGCGACGGCGGCGAACACCGCGAACGCCCGGGTGCGTTCGGGCCCTTCTTCGAACTCGGTGGCGATCAGCGACAGCGCGGTGGGCGAGGCGATCGCGCCGCCGATGCCCTGGATGACGCGTCCGAAGATCAGGAGTTCGAAGTTGGGCGCCAGGCCGCCGAGGAGGCTGCCGAGAGCGAACAGGCCCAGGCCGACCATGAACATCCGGCGGCGTCCGAGGATGTCACCGGCCCGCCCGCCCAGCAGCAGCAGGCCGCCGAAGGCGAGGGTGTAGGAGTTGATGGCCCAGGTCATGTCGGTCTGGTTCTTGCCGAAGTACTCGCCCATCTTCGGCAGCGCGATGTTCACGATGGTGCCATCGAGAACGATCATCAGCTGTGCCCCGGCGATGATCAACAGGGTTAGGCCGGGGTGCTTTGCCTTGCCGTTCGGCCGGGTGGCAGGGGCTTGTTGGTGCGTCGTGCTCACGACTCTCCTCGAAGTGCTGGAGCTCATGCCGGGCGGTCTGCCGCACGGCGGTGTTGCGTCTGGCGCGGTTTCGGCGCGGCTTTCCGGTTTCTCGGAGCTTGCCGAACTTATGAAGCTTATAGGGAACGTTGGCGTTCCTTGCGGTAGGCTAGCGGGTAAGAGATAAGAAACGCAAGCGTGCACTAATTTGTTGCCCAACTCACTCCGTGCTAGTCGTGTCCGCAGTCCCGGACCCAGATGGAAAGGCGGCCAGCGCTCCATGAGTTCCGTGTCCACACCACCGCTCGAGACCTCCGGAGAGGACTCCGGGCGGCAGCGTAAGCGCGGCGTGGAGCTGGAGCGAGCGATTAAAGACGCCACCATCGCCGAGCTGGCCTGCGGCGGGTACGGCAGCGTCACGATCGAGTCGGTGGCCGCCCGGGCACAGACCGGCAAGGCCTCGATCTATCGCCGGTGGCCGACCAAGCAGGAGCTGGTGCTGGACTCGCTTGGGGACCTGCTGTCCGGCCCGCTGCTGGGCGCGGTCGAGATGCAACTCGACGACAAGGTCACCACCCGGGACGCGCTGCTGACCCTGGCCCGTCGGATCAGCAAGCTGATGACCGGCCTCGGCGGGGACGCGATGCGCTCCATCATGGGCGAGTCGCTGCGCGACGCCGCCTTCTGCTCGACCTTCGAGTGCGATTTCTTCGACCCGCGCAAGCAGGTGCTGCTGCGCCTGCTGGAGCGCGGCGTGCGCCGCGGCGAGGTGCGTCCGGATGCGGTGTCGGTACTGGTGCCCGAGGTGTTGGCGGGCACCCTGATCCACCGGGTGGTGTTGCGCCGCAAGCCGATCAGCGACGCCGAGCTGGTGGAGCTGATCGACGGCTTCGTGATGCCGGCCGTCAGCCCTCGCTGACGCTGGGCGGCGGTGGCATCGGCTGTGGCTTCGGCGGTGGCTTCGGCTGGGTCGCTTTGGCCCGGTCACCGGCTGACCAGTAAGGTGTGCGGCTGACGGCCGTGCTGGTTCAGGACGGCCCGAGGAGGCTTCGCCTAGTCCGGTCTATGGCGCCGCACTGCTAATGCGGTTTGGGTTTATCGCCCATCCGGGGTTCAAATCCCCGAGCCTCCGCTCAGCTCCTGGCCCCGTCCCCGGACGGGGCTTCGTGCTGTCCGGGCTGGCTGGTCGGGGTGACCGGGCCGTTTTGGTCGGCCCTGATCCCACCCGCTAGACTCGGCCCTCGGTTCAGACGCGCCCGTAGCTCAACGGATAGAGCACTTGACTACGGATCAAGAGGTTGCAGGTTCGAATCCTGCCGGGCGCACCAGAGTGACGTCTTTCAAACCCGCACCGTGTTGAACGGATGCGGGTTTGTTCGTTTTGGGTCGTTGCCCACGGATGCGACGGATGTAGGCGGCGCTCCAGTCGTGGCGTACATCGGACCGGCTGTTTCGAGCCTCGGTCGGAGCCTCGGCTGCGCTGGGTACCGCCGCAGCGTTCGGGCGGTGCCCTGGTCCGGCGGCTGCCATAATTTCGGGTCCGAGCAGCGTCCTGAACGGTTCGGCGAGCGCGGCCCGGACGCCGTCCTCGTCGATGTAGATCATGTCGAACAGTGCCTGGTTGAGCAGCCGGCGGGTTCGGTCGTCTGCCTGCAGGTAGGCGCGGTTGCAGTCGTCAGCCAGGTCGAGCGCGGATTTCAGGTTGGTCTGCACGGTGTCGAAGTGGACGCTGGTGGCGTCCAGGCGGCTTTCGATGAGTTCCAGCTGGCCGGTGATCCGGTCCTGCTCCGTTTTCAGTAGCTCCAGCGGGACAGCTCCGGCGTAGTGGGCCTGCAGCAGCCGAGTTCGTTCGTGGGTCAGCTGTTGGCGCTGGTTGCTGAGTTCGCGGTGGAGGGCTTCGGCCTGGGTCCGAGCCGCCTGCAGTTCCTCCGTCAGCGTCGCCTCAATGTGCTGGCGTAGTTCGGGATCCAGCTCGACGGTGGCGTAGTAGTCGATGATGAGATCCTCGACAACCGAAATCAGTAGCGCTTTACGGGTGCACGGCGTGCGCTTCTGGTGCCGTCCGACGCAGACGAAGTATGGGTAGATAGCGCCGTGGCGGTTCTTGGCGTTGGTGATAATTAGGCGGCTGCCGCAGTCGCCGCAGAACACGCTGGACTTCAGGTAGTGCTGGTGCTCGCGCTGCTTCTCGCCGGTACCACGCGCGGTCAGGACTTCTTGGACTTGCCGCCAGGTCGCCTCGTCGACGAGCTTGGGATGCCGCCCGGGGTAACGGGCACCACGCCAGACCACGTCGCCTTTGTAGTAGGGGTGGGTCAGGATGAGGTAGAGGTGGTTGGCTCGGATCGGTCGCAGTGGGAACTTCGGCGTCGGCAGATTGGTCAGCCCGCGCAGTTCCAGCTCGGCCACCAGCCCTGTCAGTGACCAGTCGCCGGTGGCATAGGTCTGAAAGGCCCAGCGGATCAACTCGGCACGCTCAGGGTCCAGCTCAATGGTGCGGACCTCACGGCCCTCGCTGTTGATGATGCGGGCGTTGCGGTAGCCCAGTGGTGGCTTGCCGGGAGTGCCGCCCGTCTTGACCTTCTGGCTCATGCCCTTGATGACTTCGCTGGACAGATTTTGGGAGTAGAACTCGGCGATGCTGCTCATGATGCCGTGCAGCAGCATCCCGGAGGGTGTCTCATCGATGTTCTCGGTCGCTGACACCAGCGTGACGCCAGCCCTTTGCAGCGCCAGGTTGATCTCAACGTCATCCATGCGGTTGCGAGCCAACCGGTCGACCTTATGCACGATCACGTAGCGAATCTCCGGGTGTTCGCGGAGGTAAGCCAGCATCGCTTGTAGCTGTGGACGAGCGGCTGACCGAGCGGACTCACCGCGGTCAATGAACTCAACGGCTATCACCGCCCCGAGCGCGTCAGCCTTACGTCGGTTGGCCTCCCGCTGGGCCGGTATCGAGTACCCCTCTGGATCGCCGTCGCGCTCGGCTTGCTCTTTGGTCGATACCCGCAGGTAGGAAGCTGCTAGCAATAGGTTTGAGGCGGTGACAGATGCTGCCGTTAGTGCCGGGGTTCGTTTCATCGAACAACCTCCAACTGACCGTCGCTGCGAAATGGCGGGTAGTAGAGCGCCGGGTGGCGCACGAGCAGCAGTCTGCTTAGTAGCTGCCTGTAATTAAATGCTGGAGAAGTAAATGGCATTTCATTACCTATTGTACGCGAATTGGTTCCCTCAGGCGACCCGAATTGTCTATTCCGCGGTGGAGGATAGGCTTGCCTATTCGATTTCGCCGTTGAATACCCAGACACCGACCGGTACGGCCTGCAGCGTGTAAATGGTGGTGCGGGCGACGAGAGCGCGGCCGAGCGCTGTGATGTCGATATCAACGTGGCGGCGGAACGGCTCGGCGATGGCGGCGTCGAGCTTGGCGTCGAGTTCGTAGGCGTCGACGAGCTGGACGACGTAGGCGTCGACGCTGCTGTAGTGGCCGAGATAGGCCCGTTCGAATAGGGCTCTACTGGTGTCCTGCTCGGGCTCGCGGTAGCGGGCCCAGGTGAGGTAGGCCTGCTCGCGGATGGCGGCCGTGATCGCTGCCACCGGTCCGCCGTCGTCGCCGGCTGGCTGGCTGCTCCTGCGGTGTCCATTGCCCATGTGCGTGTCCTCCGTCGGTTTTCAGAAATTGCCGAGGAGGAAAGGTATGGGGCGATTATTAAAAAGGCGAGCCTAAGTTGCCGGCCAATTTGCTGAGCGGGCGAATTGCGGCGAATTCTGGTCAGAAATTGCGGGTAGGCGGAGGCTAATTGAGCCGGCAGCCGATTATCGGGCATTGAATAGCCAGACGCCGCCCTCGGCGGCTTCCACTGTATGCAGGTCGGCGTCGAGGTCCTGCGCTGTGGCAGCAAGGTCGATCTTGACGTAGGGCCGCAGGCTCGGCGGCACCACCCGGTCGAGCAGCTGGTCGTAGCCGAGGTCGTTGATCAGCTGCTCGACGTAGGCGTGCAGGCTGTCGTATTGGCCGATGTAGGCCTCGTCGAAGTCGGCCAGCAGTTCGCGGTCTTCTGCGATGTCAGCCCAGGCGGCGAAGGCCAGCCCGTGCGCGGCGATGCCCCTAGCGACGCCGCTAACCCAAGCAAGGTCCTCGTGCTGATCAAGCCGGCAGGCCCCGAAGTTGTCGAAGTCGAAGATGCCCCACTCCTCAGCCGGTTCACCGGTGCGGGCCGTCCACGGCGAGGCGGCCAGCACGGCTTGAATGTCGGCCTCGATCTGCTCAGGCTCGCGGGCGGCCTCGATCCAAGCGCCGTGCAGCAGGCCGTCGTTGTAGTCGGCCAGCGAGCCCACCCAGATCCGCGGCGGGGCGATCGGCGGCTGCGC
The nucleotide sequence above comes from Jatrophihabitans sp.. Encoded proteins:
- a CDS encoding MFS transporter — protein: MSTTHQQAPATRPNGKAKHPGLTLLIIAGAQLMIVLDGTIVNIALPKMGEYFGKNQTDMTWAINSYTLAFGGLLLLGGRAGDILGRRRMFMVGLGLFALGSLLGGLAPNFELLIFGRVIQGIGGAIASPTALSLIATEFEEGPERTRAFAVFAAVAGAGAALGLLLGGVLTEYLTWRWVLFVNVPIGAVLVVGAYVYVHESDRLSGRFDWLGGALSTIGMTALVYGFINAASKGWSEPTTVGAFVVALVLLLGFVALQAKRSYAMMPLRIFRDKSRSGAYIVMLIIGAAMFGMFFFVTYFVQLVLGYSSLKAGLAFLPVAFTIGTAAQISAQLLARIGPRNLIIFGSVVMAGGLFWLSSISAESSYLGHLLPSLLVMSAGIGTIFVPLTSVAVAGVEPHEAGLASALLNVGQQVGGSIGLSVLTTVFATASRSEGKNQGERLGALVQSGQEQPTVLQHFMELSQQASGSVRASAGALQDAVANQAFHTVLAHGSSRGFLAAAIFAVVAVVVAATMISTGKDEIADVPLTPVP
- a CDS encoding TetR/AcrR family transcriptional regulator translates to MSSVSTPPLETSGEDSGRQRKRGVELERAIKDATIAELACGGYGSVTIESVAARAQTGKASIYRRWPTKQELVLDSLGDLLSGPLLGAVEMQLDDKVTTRDALLTLARRISKLMTGLGGDAMRSIMGESLRDAAFCSTFECDFFDPRKQVLLRLLERGVRRGEVRPDAVSVLVPEVLAGTLIHRVVLRRKPISDAELVELIDGFVMPAVSPR
- a CDS encoding antirestriction protein ArdA, whose product is MTHEQPQPTENAPAPVLAESAGTVAEAAQPPIAPPRIWVGSLADYNDGLLHGAWIEAAREPEQIEADIQAVLAASPWTARTGEPAEEWGIFDFDNFGACRLDQHEDLAWVSGVARGIAAHGLAFAAWADIAEDRELLADFDEAYIGQYDSLHAYVEQLINDLGYDQLLDRVVPPSLRPYVKIDLAATAQDLDADLHTVEAAEGGVWLFNAR